Proteins found in one Brachypodium distachyon strain Bd21 chromosome 5, Brachypodium_distachyon_v3.0, whole genome shotgun sequence genomic segment:
- the LOC100822713 gene encoding uncharacterized protein LOC100822713, with product MDVREPVALEIPVEDGAAARLPPRIRRRLLEGRSGGGGGPTSAEEIEAKLKEADHRRQQFYEWLSCKARKKPRSPSWSSQEEDYGQRLEAKLQAAEQKRLSLLAKAQNRLAKLDELRQAAKNDVEMRFEKEKEKLETRVESRVRQAAENRTRLLHADMQRRAALKERKARSLVQKATSESKYTERVRSEILQKRVAAEKKRLGLLEAEKRKAQARLMHIQRAAKTVCSQRETERMKLKEQLESKLQRAKRKRAEYLKQRGSPCSSAHADYIKHADILSRKLARCWRSFVKSRKTTLALVQAYDALEINGKSVKAMPFEKLAMSMESLTALEATKALLDRLEKRLILCQSAGLSSVENIDHLLKHLGSPKRKAPPNRQGKPRVAAKRPARSSEISKSSRYSLRVVLCAYMVLAHPSAVLSGQGEQEKLLMESATDFIREFELLVKTVLEGPGRASRQPSLDTFTAESSSHQMSSEITGQSKFRTQLVNFDKAWCAYLYRFVVWKVKDARSLEGDLVRAACKLELSMMQTCKLTADGQSHNLTHDMKAIQKQVTDDQKLLREKVQHLSGDAGIERMNSALSDARSKFFEAKENGNPLATPVANISTPLGINLSGQLPPSEISPSSKKAAEGSRPVVRSLFGASSSSSSTTPVNLPTENEHMVNEMLHKNGVAFAGKSDAASTVEKDLQTKLREAMEKAFWDVLTDSMRGDKPDYSQLINLVKEVRDSLHDLAPKEWKEEILANIDIEILSQVLESGSQDTQYLGQILHYSLAMVRKLSAAAKEDEMKKSHEKLLSELAASSEVNNDKAISSFVIAVIKGLRFTLEEIKELQVEVSKAHIQLMQPMITGSAGVEYLQKAFNDRYGPPANASSSLPLTLQWVSTSKNIVEEEWSEHLGALSVLPAADHAQPLVTVLRSGHGAPGPQAASLSAAGSSGLPECKGDKIDKLVRIGLLQLISGMEGLQLQSTPESFHLNFMRLRAVQGQFQEVIVMATSMLVLRQVLMSENSKITPLELENVISELFGTLVKLLDSSPEAGTEEIVEAMMSSSASAGSVSDEKIQSRRQIITRVLLKSLQDGDVVFKKVSRAVHCAFRGVVLGGSGMKGQKLADAALRRVGAGKLADRVVKASEVLIMVATVTEKVHGPWYNALA from the exons gctgccgccgcggaTCAGGAGGAGGCTGCTCGaggggaggagcggcggcggcggcgggccgaCGAGCGCCGAGGAAATCGAGGCCAAGCTCAAGGAGGCCGACCACCGGAGGCAG CAATTCTATGAATGGTTGTCCTGCAAAGCAAGGAAGAAGCCGCGCAGCCCATCATGGTCGTCTCAAGAGGAAGATTACGGACAGCGTCTTGAAGCCAAGCTTCAGGCAGCTGAGCAGAAAAG GTTAAGCCTCTTGGCAAAGGCACAGAACCGGCTAGCCAAGTTGGATGAACTCCGACAAGCTGCTAAGAATGACGTGGAGATGCGTtttgagaaggagaaggaaaaactTGAGACTAGAGTTGAGTCTCGTGTCCGGCAGGCAGCGGAAAACCGCACGCGCCTTTTGCATGCGGATATGCAGAGGCGGGCTGCCCTGAAGGAGAGAAAAGCAAGGTCTTTGGTGCAGAAGGCGACATCAGAGAGCAAGTACACAGAGCGGGTGCGATCTGAGATCCTGCAGAAGCGTGTTGCTGCTGAGAAGAAACGGTTAGGGTTGTTAGAAGCTGAGAAGAGGAAGGCTCAGGCTCGGCTTATGCATATCCAACGAGCAGCCAAGACTGTGTGCAGCCAGAGAGAAACAGAGAGGATGAAACTAAAAGAACAGCTGGAAAGCAAACTTCAGAGG GCTAAGAGGAAGAGGGCTGAGTATTTGAAGCAGAGAGGAAGTCCTTGCAGTTCTGCCCATGCCGATTACATCAAGCATGCAGATATTCTTTCAAGAAAGCTGGCAAG GTGCTGGAGAAGCTTTGTGAAGTCCAGGAAGACAACACTCGCCTTGGTTCAAGCTTATGATGCCCTGGAAATTAACGGAAAATCTGTCAAAGCAATGCCGTTTGAGAAATTAGCTATGTCAATGGAATCTCTGACAGCTCTTGAGGCCACTAAGGCATTGCTTGACCGGCTGGAGAAACGCCTGATTCTCTGTCAGTCAGCAGGTTTGTCATCTGTGGAAAATATTGACCATCTACTGAAACACCTCGGATCTCCAAAGAGAAAGGCACCTCCTAACAGACAAGGAAAACCAAGGGTTGCAGCGAAGAGGCCGGCAAGAAGTTCTGAGATAAGCAAATCATCTAGATACTCACTGAGGGTGGTACTCTGTGCTTACATGGTTCTGGCTCACCCTAGTGCTGTTTTAAGTGGACAAGGTGAGCAAGAGAAGCTACTTATGGAGTCGGCGACAGACTTTATCAGGGAGTTCGAGCTGTTGGTTAAGACGGTACTTGAGGGACCAGGAAGAGCCTCAAGGCAGCCATCCTTGGATACTTTTACTGCTGAATCATCTAGTCACCAGATGTCTTCTGAAATTACTGGTCAGAGTAAATTCAGGACTCAGTTGGTTAATTTTGACAAAGCTTGGTGCGCATACCTTTACCGTTTTGTGGTGTGGAAAGTAAAAGATGCAAGATCATTGGAGGGTGATCTTGTTAGGGCTGCATGCAAGCTTGAGCTATCAATGATGCAGACATGTAAGTTAACTGCTGATGGCCAGTCACACAACCTCACTCATGATATGAAGGCGATTCAGAAGCAGGTTACTGACGACCAAAAGCTCCTAAGGGAGAAAGTTCAGCATCTAAGTGGTGATGCAGGCATTGAACGCATGAACTCTGCTCTCTCAGATGCAAGGTCAAAATTCTTTGAAGCAAAGGAAAATGGAAATCCATTGGCAACACCTGTTGCAAACATATCTACTCCTCTGGGCATTAATTTGTCTGGACAGCTCCCACCATCTGAGATTAGTCCGAGTTCCAAGAAAGCTGCTGAAGGATCAAGGCCCGTTGTCCGATCTTTGTTCggagcttcttcttcatcaagCAGTACAACACCAGTGAACCTGCCAACAGAGAATGAGCACATGGTCAATGAGATGCTTCATAAGAACGGTGTTGCATTTGCTGGCAAATCTGATGCTGCCAGCACTGTTGAGAAGGATTTGCAAACCAAATTGAGGGAAGCAATGGAGAAAGCTTTCTGGGATGTGCTTACTGACTCAATGAGAGGAGACAAACCTGACTACAGCCAACTGATCAATCTGGTAAAGGAAGTGAGGGATTCGTTGCACGACTTGGCTCCCAAGGAATGGAAGGAGGAAATACTTGCGAACATTGACATCGAAATTTTGTCTCAG GTACTTGAGTCAGGCTCCCAGGACACGCAATATCTGGGGCAGATTTTGCATTACTCCCTGGCCATGGTCAGGAAACTATCTGCTGCTGCAAAGGAGGATGAGATGAAGAAAAGTCATGAAAAATTATTGAGCGAGTTGGCTGCAAGTTCTGAAGTTAATAATGATAAGGCTATCAGCTCATTTGTCATTGCTGTCATCAAAGGCCTGCGCTTCACTCTGGAAGAGATAAAG GAACTGCAAGTAGAAGTGAGTAAGGCACATATTCAGCTGATGCAACCAATGATAACAGGCTCTGCTGGAGTGGAGTATCTGCAGAAGGCTTTCAATGATCGCTATGGACCTCCTGCCAATGCATcatcctctctccctcttaCTCTGCAGTGGGTTTCAACATCAAAGAACATCGTTGAAGAAGAATGGAGTGAACACCTGGGCGCTCTTTCAGTTCTACCAGCAGCAGATCAT GCTCAGCCTCTTGTTACTGTGCTCCGATCTGGACATGGAGCTCCAGGGCCCCAAGCAGCTTCTTTGTCTGCAGCAGGTAGCTCAGGTTTGCCGGAGTGCAAGGGAGATAAGATTGACAAGCTCGTTAGGATTGGCTTGTTACAGCTTATTAGTGGTATGGAGGGCTTGCAATTGCAGTCAACTCCTGAGAGCTTCCATCTTAATTTCATGAGATTGAGGGCTGTGCAGGGTCAATTTCAAGAAGTGATTGTGATGGCTACGAG CATGCTCGTCCTGCGTCAAGTTCTGATGAGTGAGAATTCGAAGATCACTCCCCTAGAACTGGAGAACGTCATCTCAGAACTCTTCGGCACTCTGGTGAAGCTGCTGGATAGCTCCCCTGAGGCCGGTACTGAAGAGATCGTGGAGGCGATGATGAGCTCTTCAGCCTCAGCTGGCTCTGTGTCAGATGAAAAGATTCAGTCGAGGAGGCAGATAATAACCCGAGTGCTCCTTAAGAGCCTCCAGGATGGCGACGTTGTCTTCAAGAAGGTCTCCCGGGCGGTCCATTGCGCCTTCCGTGGTGTCGTTCTTGGTGGCAGCGGCATGAAGGGCCAGAAGCTGGCCGATGCAGCCTTGCGCCGCGTCGGTGCTGGGAAGCTTGCTGACCGGGTGGTGAAGGCGTCTGAAGTGCTGATCATGGTGGCAACGGTCACGGAGAAGGTCCACGGCCCATGGTACAATGCACTTGCCTGA
- the LOC100843729 gene encoding DDT domain-containing protein DDB_G0282237, with product MPLLKRTPFFLLDPPKDLDPKEKVFQVRFTNEIFRDYQQYLNRLNLYRKRVWTCKVSGKSNLTYEEALVSEQHAAEKAQQLPKELISPVLQMVQYSTLNLTDLVNKIYASLQEDLFEGLELHAKKDASEAACKILKVIGSGNTATYEVGWIGQENAVISTSVLTADDLIRKKAPTGRNMLKIFIRESTSQNSPWIVRVNLAQKYGIPTDPPKDMMNGEGLSKARKRLENGTTEDARKRLKKDAEQVEPPFKYPIDDLLVKPAADDLVLSKKCPPSRDFKVPTNSVGDLLMVWDFCMSFGRLLCLSPFSLSDLENAICHKETNLVLIVEIHAALFHLLIKDEGEYFAFLQNKNRKSKVSLLTWTDYLCDFMEMTSKKDFSSNISTVRRGHYGLVHTGRKLQILRELVDEAIATSAVKEKLEERIDQQQALVAEKREVIRKNKEEQKLNMEGVTKNEMNQTHAAQNGNESANGQPVGKEGKERKIASASKTGDGKLYLRRHLETEMVDQSIRTSPLGKDRLYNRYWFFRREGRLFVENADSEEWGYYSTKEELDALIGSLNIKGIRERALKRQLEKFYDKISNALEKRLKDVTQKMLLEEAVLRRSSRVHAQPKDSPSMSFLDYVNAWKPVSKRNRWKENRAM from the exons ATGCCTCTCTTGAAGAGGACACCTTTCTTCTTGCTGGACCCACCAAAGGACTTAGATCCTAAGGAGAAGGTGTTCCAAGTTCGATTTACTAATGAGATATTCCGAGATTATCA GCAATACCTAAATAGGTTGAACCTTTACCGTAAAAGAGTTTGGACTTGTAAGGTGTCTGGAAAATCTAATTTAACCTATGAGGAAGCTTTGGTCTCAGAGCAGCATGCTGCAGAGAAGGCTCAACAATTGCCAAAAGAGCTAATATCTCCTGTTCTCCAGATGGTTCAATACA GTACTCTTAACTTAACTGACCTTGTCAACAAGATATATGCCAGTCTGCAAGAGGATCTGTTTGAAGGATTAGAATTACATGCTAAAAAAGATGCTTCTGAGGCTGCTTGTAAGATTCTGAAGGTTATAGGTTCTGGTAACACCGCAACATATGAGGTTGGCTGGATTGGTCAAGAAAATGCAGTTATCAGCACTTCAGTTCTCACAGCCGATGATCTGATTCGCAAGAAAGCACCTACTGGTCGTAATATGCTGAAGATTTTTATTAGGGAATCAACATCACAAAATTCTCCATGGATCGTACGTGTAAATCTTGCACAGAAATATGGCATACCCACTGATCCTCCAAAAGATATGATG AATGGTGAAGGATTGTCCAAAGCGAGGAAAAGACTAGAGAATGGAACCACAGAAGATGCCAGGAAAAGGTTGAAGAAAG ATGCGGAACAAGTAGAACCACCTTTTAAATACCCAATTGATGATCTTTTAGTGAAGCCTGCAGCAGATGACCTTGTTTTGTCAAAGAAATGCCCACCATCCAGAGATTTCAAAGTGCCTACAAATTCTGTGGGAGATCTCCTTATGGTCTGGGATTTCTGTATGTCTTTTGGAAGGCTTTTATGCTTATCACCATTTTCCCTCTCAGATCTGGAGAATGCAATTTGCCATAAAGAAACCAATCTTGTTCTTATTGTGGAAATACATGCTGCCCTTTTCCATTTGCTCATTAAAGATGAAGGTGAATATTTTGCATTTCTACAGAACAAGAACAGAAAATCAAAG GTATCTTTACTCACCTGGACGGATTATCTATGTGATTTCATGGAAATGACAAGTAAAAAAGATTTCTCCAGTAACATATCAACAGTACGGAGGGGTCACTATGGTCTTGTTCACACTGGTCGAAAACTTCAAATTCTACGGGAACTGGTGGATGAAGCCATTGCAACATCTGCTGTAAAAGAGAAATTGGAAGAACGGATTGATCAGCAACAAGCCCTTGTagcagaaaaaagagaggtcaTTAGAAAGAATAAGGAAGAGCAGAAGCTGAACATGGAAGGTGTgacaaaaaatgaaatgaatcaGACACATGCTGCACAGAATGGCAATGAGAGTGCTAATGGTCAGCCTGTGGGAAAAGAAGGGAAGGAGAGGAAAATTGCTTCTGCCAGCAAGACGGGAGATGGAAAATTGTATCTG AGGAGGCATCTTGAAACAGAAATGGTGGACCAATCAATACGGACTAGTCCTCTGGGAAAAGATAGATTGTACAACAGGTATTGGTTTTTTCGACGCGAAGGAAGACTTTTTGTTGAAAATGCAGATTCAGAAGAGTGGGGGTACTATAGCACCAAGGAAGAG CTTGACGCGCTCATCGGATCATTAAATATTAAAGGTATAAGAGAGAGAGCACTCAAACGACAGCTTGAAAAGTTCTATGATAAGATAAG TAATGCTCTGGAGAAGAGATTGAAGGACGTCACACAGAAGATGTTACTTGAAGAGGCTGTGTTGCGGCGTTCCTCTCGTGTACATGCGCAACCAAAGGACAGCCCTTCTATGTCATTCCTCGATTATGTCAACGCATGGAAACCTGTTTCGAAGAGAAACAGATGGAAAGAGAATCGAGCTATGTAG